One genomic region from Thalassotalea sp. PS06 encodes:
- a CDS encoding helicase HerA-like domain-containing protein, with protein sequence MSEANLDKFKQLMVEGYSVDGPSMTIGAAKLADQVFADLPIHLSLSSLSRHGLITGATGTGKTKTIQVLAEQLSEQGVNVLLMDMKGDLSGLGMPGEANESINKRHQQIGLDFAAKPYPVSLLTLSSELGIQLKATVAEFGPDLLARILTLSDAQKGLLAMLFQYCDDKQYPVVDLDDLKKLLQYISNEGKEEFSSEYGRFSNASTGAILRKLIALEQQGADRCFAERSFAIEDLLSANSNAGLVSILRLADIQSKPMLFSTFMLQLLGEAYQWFPEVGEVDKPKLVIFIDEAHLIFSGQSPELASQLESMVKLIRSKGVGLFFVTQNATDISPGVLSQLGLKIQHAVRAFTAKDRKALKQSVENLPDSEFYDATDALTNLGVGEAIVTALDKKSVPTPLVTTLLRAPQSRMGVLTDTEVSTLVSQSPISDKYNEKLNRESAYEILNEKLANAAATAKQREDNKPATTKKSSSSASAIVKMLTSATFVRGVFGLLNKMISK encoded by the coding sequence ATGTCAGAAGCGAATCTAGATAAATTTAAGCAGCTTATGGTAGAAGGCTATAGCGTTGACGGGCCTTCAATGACTATTGGCGCCGCAAAGCTTGCCGACCAGGTATTCGCGGATTTACCCATACACTTATCCCTATCTTCCTTATCTCGCCACGGTCTGATTACCGGCGCAACCGGTACTGGTAAAACCAAAACCATCCAGGTGCTGGCGGAGCAATTAAGCGAGCAGGGCGTAAATGTGCTGCTGATGGATATGAAAGGCGATTTGAGTGGCCTTGGCATGCCTGGCGAGGCAAATGAATCGATAAATAAAAGGCACCAACAAATCGGTTTGGACTTTGCTGCAAAACCCTATCCGGTTTCACTGTTAACCTTATCCAGCGAGCTTGGCATTCAGCTAAAGGCAACGGTAGCCGAGTTCGGTCCTGATTTACTTGCCAGAATATTGACCCTGAGCGATGCGCAAAAAGGCCTGCTGGCGATGCTATTTCAGTATTGTGACGATAAGCAATATCCGGTGGTCGACCTGGATGACCTGAAAAAGCTACTGCAATACATATCCAATGAAGGTAAAGAGGAATTCAGTAGCGAGTACGGACGTTTTTCTAACGCGTCTACTGGCGCCATTTTAAGAAAACTGATTGCGCTAGAGCAACAAGGCGCTGATCGTTGCTTTGCAGAGCGTTCATTTGCTATTGAAGATTTATTGTCTGCAAATTCGAATGCCGGATTAGTTTCCATATTGCGCCTAGCGGATATCCAGTCAAAACCTATGTTGTTCTCTACTTTTATGCTGCAGCTGCTGGGCGAAGCTTATCAATGGTTTCCCGAAGTTGGTGAGGTTGATAAGCCGAAGCTGGTGATTTTCATTGATGAAGCCCATTTGATTTTTTCTGGCCAGTCGCCAGAGTTGGCAAGTCAGTTAGAATCCATGGTGAAGTTAATTCGTTCGAAAGGGGTTGGCTTATTTTTTGTTACCCAGAATGCGACCGATATTTCTCCCGGCGTATTGTCGCAGCTAGGATTGAAAATACAGCATGCGGTTCGTGCCTTTACCGCCAAAGATAGAAAAGCCTTAAAGCAATCAGTAGAAAACCTGCCGGATTCAGAGTTTTATGACGCGACGGATGCGTTAACCAACCTGGGAGTTGGCGAGGCTATCGTTACCGCTTTGGATAAAAAAAGTGTGCCCACACCCTTGGTAACCACATTACTACGTGCTCCCCAAAGCAGAATGGGAGTGCTTACCGATACCGAGGTAAGCACTTTGGTTTCCCAGTCGCCAATTAGCGATAAGTATAATGAGAAACTCAACCGCGAAAGCGCCTATGAAATCCTCAATGAAAAACTTGCGAATGCCGCAGCAACGGCGAAACAACGTGAAGATAATAAACCTGCGACAACCAAAAAATCATCTTCTTCGGCGTCCGCAATTGTGAAGATGTTGACCAGCGCAACCTTTGTTCGCGGTGTCTTTGGATTGTTGAACAAAATGATCAGTAAGTAA
- a CDS encoding murein L,D-transpeptidase family protein gives MRFFICFLFLPFSCFANVDLVRVDKSENLMFLLWQGDVVRQYHIALGENPKGHKQQQGDERTPEGRYYLDYKKEDSSFYRAMHISYPNDEDLANAKARGVSAGGFIMVHGQKNGMEDLAPITQRYNWTDGCIALTNEEMDEFMALVEVGTPIEIEW, from the coding sequence ATGCGCTTTTTTATCTGCTTTTTATTCTTACCGTTTAGCTGTTTTGCCAATGTTGATTTGGTGAGAGTCGATAAGTCCGAAAACCTCATGTTCTTACTTTGGCAAGGCGACGTTGTCCGTCAATATCATATTGCTCTTGGTGAAAACCCCAAAGGACATAAACAGCAACAAGGCGACGAGCGTACGCCTGAAGGCAGATATTACTTAGATTACAAAAAAGAAGACTCGTCTTTTTATAGGGCCATGCATATCAGTTACCCCAATGATGAAGACCTGGCAAATGCCAAGGCTCGAGGTGTATCAGCCGGCGGATTTATCATGGTTCATGGCCAAAAAAACGGTATGGAAGATCTCGCCCCGATTACTCAACGATATAACTGGACCGATGGCTGTATTGCCCTGACCAATGAAGAAATGGATGAATTTATGGCTTTGGTCGAAGTCGGAACCCCAATCGAAATAGAATGGTAG
- the yihI gene encoding Der GTPase-activating protein YihI, with amino-acid sequence MARSKKSRKEGALMKAILPKRTPKVEKEKRIRKKTGNKPGTRQALDANKSSKSQSSGGNRDPRLGSKKPIALGVEQVSHPKPEPKPSKQEPAIAAIRVVDNHQELEQELLALENNETLQMLAARDEAGEALTEAEQQELQRGMHRYQELVAELGLEEQDEDSDQDSSQVSEDVLWDKLDDYDFSDYQDEEK; translated from the coding sequence ATGGCTCGCTCAAAAAAATCTCGCAAAGAAGGCGCGTTAATGAAGGCAATTTTGCCGAAACGCACGCCTAAAGTTGAAAAAGAAAAACGTATCCGTAAAAAAACGGGTAACAAGCCTGGTACCCGCCAGGCGCTAGATGCCAATAAGTCATCCAAGTCTCAATCTTCCGGTGGTAATCGCGATCCGCGTTTGGGTAGCAAGAAGCCAATTGCATTGGGCGTCGAACAAGTTTCTCATCCTAAACCTGAGCCGAAGCCGTCAAAGCAAGAGCCAGCTATCGCTGCAATTCGTGTGGTCGATAACCATCAGGAATTAGAGCAAGAGCTGCTGGCGTTAGAGAATAACGAAACCTTGCAGATGCTGGCGGCACGTGACGAAGCTGGCGAGGCTTTAACTGAAGCTGAACAGCAAGAGTTGCAGCGTGGAATGCATCGTTATCAGGAGTTAGTGGCAGAACTGGGTCTTGAAGAGCAAGACGAAGACTCGGATCAAGACAGCTCACAGGTTAGCGAAGACGTACTTTGGGACAAGCTGGATGATTATGACTTCAGCGATTATCAAGACGAAGAAAAATAG
- a CDS encoding DUF2489 domain-containing protein — translation MSTSMIVLLVVAALIIFALAAYASYLLFKLRDQNKLQQAAALEQQRKRAEKDEKIISSILIICKAMQEKQCDLSEGCWRLSVLLESMEEPLQKPTERFPAIFSLYNKISHMPILEERKKLSKKEKLTLDLERMGYEEELEADIFADIQRLIPDAENRQTTLRDLTQSK, via the coding sequence GTGTCTACTTCAATGATTGTGCTGCTGGTTGTGGCAGCCCTGATAATCTTTGCTTTGGCCGCTTATGCGAGCTACTTGTTGTTCAAGCTTCGCGATCAGAACAAACTACAGCAGGCTGCAGCACTTGAGCAGCAACGCAAGCGTGCCGAGAAAGACGAAAAGATAATTTCTAGCATTTTAATCATCTGCAAGGCGATGCAGGAAAAACAATGTGACTTATCAGAAGGTTGCTGGCGCTTGTCGGTACTGCTTGAGTCCATGGAAGAGCCTCTGCAAAAACCAACTGAAAGATTCCCTGCTATATTTAGCTTATACAACAAGATTTCGCATATGCCGATCCTCGAGGAAAGAAAGAAGCTTTCCAAGAAAGAAAAACTGACATTGGATCTTGAGCGTATGGGCTATGAGGAAGAGTTAGAAGCCGATATTTTTGCTGATATTCAACGCCTAATCCCCGATGCTGAGAACCGTCAAACGACATTGCGAGATCTGACACAAAGCAAATAA
- a CDS encoding TraR/DksA family transcriptional regulator produces the protein MSELLKVEFTKRIVELQSRVTSIHQDFAEGRNADWSEQAGERENDEVLNALEVEAKIEIQQLSNAITRIENGSYGVCQDCGEDIARERLKVQPAATKCIHCAD, from the coding sequence ATGTCAGAACTTCTCAAAGTGGAATTCACAAAACGAATTGTCGAATTACAGTCACGGGTGACCTCAATTCACCAGGATTTTGCCGAAGGCCGCAATGCGGATTGGTCGGAACAGGCCGGTGAACGAGAGAATGATGAAGTACTGAACGCCCTGGAAGTTGAAGCGAAAATCGAAATCCAGCAGTTGTCTAATGCCATTACTCGCATTGAGAACGGCTCGTATGGTGTGTGCCAGGATTGTGGCGAAGACATCGCCCGCGAGCGCCTGAAAGTGCAGCCTGCTGCCACTAAATGCATCCATTGCGCGGATTAG
- the hemN gene encoding oxygen-independent coproporphyrinogen III oxidase, which yields MSAVSPIQQSLVSKYNLQGPRYTSYPTALEFTDAFDRNDFLGAIEHSDSKDLSLYIHIPFCHKLCYYCGCNKIVTRQKQKAQLYLSFLKREITTQAKLFPRHSVCQVHLGGGTPTFLNDEQLTELTAYLKEQFQFAQEVEMGIEIDPREMTTERIEHLRRIGFNRLSIGVQDVNETVQEAINRQQSTEHLKALVSKAKEVGFSSINLDLIYGLPHQSTQTMEQTIAAVFEMDPDRISLFSYAHLPQRFAAQRKIKDQWLPSASEKMQLMEQAITAFVGAGYQAIGMDHFAKPDDELAIAQRAGRLHRNFQGYTTYDSCDLLGLGVSSISAVGNSLAQNHKQLTDYYQSIEANEHALARGVSLSTEDVLRSDIIRQLMCNFRLDKKRIESQYRIDFDAYFEDDLQSLTPLKTDGLLIEDGEQIQVSDAGRLFVRNICMSFDQYIKPQLAKSRYSSIV from the coding sequence ATGTCTGCTGTATCACCAATTCAACAATCACTCGTTTCTAAATATAACCTGCAAGGTCCTCGTTATACGTCTTATCCGACGGCTCTGGAGTTTACCGATGCATTTGATAGAAACGATTTTCTAGGTGCTATCGAACATAGTGACAGCAAAGACCTCTCTCTGTACATCCATATCCCATTTTGCCACAAGCTTTGTTACTACTGTGGCTGCAACAAAATTGTTACCCGGCAAAAGCAAAAAGCGCAGTTATATTTGAGTTTTTTAAAGCGTGAGATAACCACTCAGGCTAAACTGTTTCCGCGTCACAGCGTATGTCAGGTACATTTGGGTGGCGGTACGCCTACGTTTCTCAATGATGAGCAATTAACAGAATTGACTGCGTATCTAAAAGAGCAATTTCAATTCGCACAAGAAGTGGAAATGGGCATCGAGATTGATCCCAGAGAAATGACAACGGAGCGTATCGAGCATTTACGTCGGATTGGATTTAATCGCCTTAGCATTGGCGTTCAGGACGTAAATGAAACTGTTCAAGAGGCGATAAATCGCCAACAATCGACGGAGCATTTAAAGGCTTTAGTGAGTAAAGCCAAAGAGGTTGGTTTTTCTTCGATTAATCTCGATTTGATTTACGGTTTACCGCATCAAAGTACCCAGACCATGGAACAAACCATTGCTGCGGTATTCGAAATGGACCCAGACCGTATTTCACTATTTAGCTATGCACATTTACCACAGCGATTTGCGGCGCAGCGTAAAATCAAAGACCAGTGGTTGCCTAGCGCTTCAGAAAAAATGCAATTGATGGAGCAGGCAATTACCGCCTTTGTTGGCGCGGGTTATCAGGCCATAGGCATGGACCACTTTGCAAAACCCGATGATGAACTGGCAATTGCACAAAGGGCAGGGCGTTTACATCGAAACTTTCAGGGATATACCACTTATGATTCATGCGATCTGCTGGGGCTAGGTGTTTCATCCATTAGTGCCGTTGGTAATAGCCTGGCGCAAAATCATAAACAACTTACCGATTACTATCAGTCGATTGAGGCCAATGAACATGCTTTGGCGCGCGGTGTGAGCTTATCTACAGAAGATGTACTTCGCTCAGATATTATCCGCCAGCTTATGTGTAATTTCCGTTTAGATAAGAAACGCATTGAAAGCCAATACCGCATCGATTTCGACGCATATTTTGAAGATGACTTGCAAAGCTTAACCCCATTGAAAACCGATGGTCTGTTAATTGAAGACGGCGAACAAATTCAGGTTTCTGATGCTGGCAGGTTGTTTGTCCGTAATATCTGCATGTCTTTTGATCAGTATATTAAGCCGCAGTTAGCGAAAAGCCGTTACTCGAGTATCGTTTAG
- a CDS encoding DUF1285 domain-containing protein translates to MSLEKLAKTLNTRTNNGPPIEKWNPPFCGDIPIKIESSGKWLYQGSEISRAAMVKLFASVLWFEEDEYFLVTPVEKVRIEVEDLPLVITQWENTGDSNAPVIQVSTSLGDTVVISQSYPLELDDKGLKVRIRRNLWARVHRNVYYQWAELAEVKADDSSGRQQAIIKSSGQEYTLGDF, encoded by the coding sequence ATGTCATTAGAAAAGTTGGCGAAAACACTCAATACGCGAACAAATAATGGGCCTCCCATTGAAAAGTGGAATCCACCATTTTGCGGTGATATTCCTATCAAAATAGAAAGCAGTGGCAAATGGTTGTATCAAGGCAGTGAAATTTCCCGTGCCGCCATGGTAAAGCTATTTGCCTCTGTACTTTGGTTTGAAGAAGACGAATATTTCCTGGTAACCCCAGTCGAAAAAGTCCGTATTGAAGTCGAGGACTTACCCTTGGTTATCACTCAATGGGAAAATACCGGTGATAGTAATGCGCCTGTCATTCAGGTATCAACCAGTCTTGGAGATACCGTCGTTATTTCCCAAAGTTATCCTCTTGAGCTCGATGATAAGGGCTTGAAAGTCAGGATTCGTCGCAACCTTTGGGCCAGAGTTCATCGCAATGTCTATTACCAATGGGCGGAATTAGCCGAAGTGAAAGCCGATGATAGCTCCGGGCGCCAGCAAGCCATCATTAAAAGCTCAGGCCAGGAATATACGTTAGGGGACTTTTAG
- a CDS encoding phospholipase A, protein MSHQLPIFAFSLMTLLFTASEQAAASDDDPKYTKQQEPNAQSRYDTRYFILKPHKRNYILPITATDNFNEQAYENVPEFSDNFEDIEAKYQLSLKFPLVNEGFLFEQDSLHFGITLQSWWQIYADNISKPFRETNYQPEIFYRAKTPWKVLDGSVTLGIGLEHQSNGRSQLLSRSWNRMYGEVIFQKTDFKATFKPWYRIPENEKDSPTDPEGDDNPDIRDYMGNYQLEFEYLWGDTGMEVMLRENFKTHKGAFEIGLTFPIWSGLRGYLQYFNGYGESLIDYNHNQQKIGLGIMLDTYFD, encoded by the coding sequence ATGAGTCATCAATTACCTATCTTTGCTTTTTCCCTCATGACACTTTTATTCACCGCTAGTGAACAGGCTGCTGCTTCTGACGATGACCCCAAGTATACGAAACAACAGGAACCAAATGCTCAGTCTCGCTATGACACTCGTTACTTTATCCTTAAGCCACATAAGCGGAATTATATTTTGCCAATTACGGCTACTGATAACTTTAATGAACAAGCCTATGAAAACGTACCCGAATTTTCTGATAACTTTGAAGACATTGAGGCAAAGTATCAGCTAAGTCTAAAGTTCCCCCTTGTCAATGAGGGCTTCCTATTCGAGCAGGACAGCCTGCACTTTGGCATTACCCTGCAATCGTGGTGGCAGATCTATGCGGATAATATTTCTAAGCCATTTCGAGAAACGAATTATCAGCCGGAAATCTTTTACCGAGCAAAAACGCCGTGGAAAGTACTGGATGGCAGTGTGACCCTTGGCATAGGTTTGGAACATCAATCTAACGGTCGCTCACAATTACTTAGCCGCAGCTGGAATCGGATGTATGGCGAAGTCATTTTTCAAAAAACCGACTTTAAAGCCACCTTCAAACCTTGGTATCGCATTCCTGAAAACGAAAAAGATAGTCCAACCGATCCTGAGGGTGACGATAACCCCGACATCCGTGATTACATGGGCAATTACCAACTAGAATTCGAATACCTTTGGGGTGATACCGGCATGGAAGTAATGCTTAGAGAAAACTTTAAGACCCATAAAGGTGCTTTTGAAATTGGCCTTACATTCCCAATCTGGAGTGGGCTTCGAGGCTATTTGCAATACTTCAATGGCTATGGCGAGAGCCTGATTGATTACAATCATAATCAGCAGAAAATCGGCCTTGGTATCATGTTAGATACATATTTCGACTAA
- a CDS encoding cytochrome c, which produces MKKIILSAILGCGLMGNVLAQGDAEAGKNKAAVCAACHGANGIGTTDQYPNLAGQHADYIAKQLKAFKDGSRVDPVMAPMAANLSDQDMADLGAYFEGLGSSGGEAETATAGGAPAAPAAPAIVADAAMGKTLYEKGDASRGITACITCHGKDGDSEVLINPNLSNQHPEYIVKQLNSFKEHAATDGASGRVNAAMNQVAANLTEQDIADIGEFLKAPADVKEAAKAKKTVKVNHVGDVALGKEKSATCVACHSADGNSMVPMYPKLAGQSEQYLFKQLMDFKKAVDTNNEEGRVDPVMAGMVAPLSEQDMQNLAAYFASQKVSASAAQANERGKDLYLGGDASRGITACVACHGVDGQGMALAGFPVIGQQHTDYLKLQLGKFRDGTRGNDMNGMMRNIAAKLTDEDIDAVSQYMSSLK; this is translated from the coding sequence ATGAAAAAAATCATTCTCTCAGCAATCCTGGGTTGCGGTTTGATGGGTAATGTATTGGCTCAAGGTGATGCAGAAGCTGGTAAAAACAAAGCTGCTGTATGTGCCGCTTGTCATGGTGCTAACGGTATTGGTACCACTGATCAGTATCCTAACCTTGCAGGTCAGCATGCCGATTACATCGCTAAGCAGCTAAAAGCTTTTAAAGACGGTTCTCGTGTAGATCCGGTTATGGCGCCAATGGCTGCAAACCTATCGGATCAGGACATGGCTGATTTGGGTGCATATTTTGAGGGTCTGGGCAGTAGCGGTGGCGAAGCAGAGACCGCAACAGCAGGTGGTGCTCCGGCAGCGCCAGCGGCTCCAGCAATTGTCGCTGATGCAGCAATGGGTAAAACCTTATACGAGAAAGGCGATGCGAGCCGCGGTATTACTGCTTGTATCACCTGTCACGGTAAAGATGGTGACAGTGAAGTACTGATCAACCCGAATCTTTCCAATCAGCACCCTGAGTACATTGTTAAGCAACTTAATAGCTTCAAAGAGCACGCAGCAACTGACGGTGCTTCTGGTCGTGTTAATGCTGCGATGAACCAGGTTGCTGCAAACCTTACTGAGCAAGACATTGCTGATATCGGTGAATTCTTAAAAGCACCTGCTGACGTAAAAGAAGCAGCGAAAGCGAAGAAAACCGTTAAAGTAAATCACGTTGGTGATGTTGCGCTAGGTAAAGAAAAATCTGCCACCTGTGTAGCTTGTCACAGCGCTGATGGTAACAGCATGGTTCCAATGTATCCGAAGCTAGCGGGCCAAAGCGAACAGTACTTATTCAAACAGTTAATGGACTTCAAAAAAGCCGTTGATACCAACAACGAAGAAGGCCGAGTTGATCCGGTAATGGCGGGTATGGTTGCGCCTTTATCTGAGCAAGACATGCAAAACTTAGCTGCATACTTCGCAAGCCAGAAAGTATCAGCAAGTGCTGCGCAAGCGAATGAGCGTGGTAAAGACCTGTATCTAGGTGGTGATGCAAGCCGCGGTATTACCGCATGTGTTGCTTGTCACGGTGTAGACGGTCAAGGTATGGCTCTGGCTGGCTTCCCAGTTATTGGTCAACAACACACTGACTATCTGAAACTCCAACTTGGTAAATTCCGTGACGGTACTCGTGGTAACGACATGAACGGTATGATGCGTAACATCGCTGCTAAGTTAACTGACGAAGACATCGACGCTGTTTCACAGTACATGTCATCACTGAAATAA